The following are encoded in a window of bacterium genomic DNA:
- a CDS encoding Rne/Rng family ribonuclease — protein MKLTNLQDGFVSLLKDLHFMIKTKIGFDDMSKIKIKKEIFINVGPKETRVALRENGILSEIFWEKRDTGRLAGSIYKGKVSRVVPGIQAAFVDIGLKKNAYLSLQDVEFLEEDIIGDGEIKKIRAFNPEKNILKKNQEILVQIAKEPLGDKGARLTTHIALPGRYLVFMPMEDHVGISRKIESEEERARLRKILKEIKPQGKGIIIRTVAGKRSKKDFLKDIQFLSKLWNKIQMVSNSVRAPYLIHQDLGIIFRVIRDILSFDVVKLVIDSHSEFEEIIEFLSYVQPGLKSRVEFYQGEEPLFSFYGIEHEIFEALNRKVKLKCGGHIVIDETEALVSIDVNSGKFIGRKDLEETALKTNLEAAVEIAKQIRLRDLGGIIILDFIDMEKEENKNKVLATFREALKNDRSRTNVVAYGKLGLIEMTRKRSRPSLEKLLGEVCPCCRGEGIVKPPSVIAGEIFNEIKHKKFDQLTKKVLVKVNNQVAVYVLREAISELRYLEKLLNRDIFIKADKDMNIENYEIIQQKEVKFYEKSSH, from the coding sequence ATGAAATTAACGAATCTTCAGGATGGTTTTGTGTCTTTGTTAAAAGACTTGCATTTTATGATAAAAACGAAAATAGGATTTGATGACATGAGCAAGATTAAGATAAAAAAAGAAATTTTTATTAATGTCGGCCCAAAAGAGACCAGGGTCGCGTTAAGGGAAAATGGCATACTAAGTGAAATCTTCTGGGAAAAAAGAGATACCGGGCGTTTGGCCGGGAGTATTTATAAAGGAAAAGTTTCAAGAGTTGTCCCGGGTATCCAGGCGGCTTTTGTTGATATCGGGCTTAAAAAAAATGCTTATTTGAGTTTGCAGGACGTGGAGTTTTTGGAAGAGGATATAATTGGCGATGGCGAGATAAAAAAAATAAGAGCTTTTAATCCTGAGAAAAATATCCTGAAAAAAAACCAGGAAATTCTTGTCCAGATAGCCAAAGAACCGTTGGGTGATAAAGGTGCCAGGCTGACCACTCATATTGCGCTCCCGGGAAGATACCTGGTTTTTATGCCGATGGAAGACCATGTCGGTATTTCAAGAAAAATTGAAAGTGAAGAAGAAAGGGCAAGGCTTCGAAAAATTCTCAAGGAAATAAAACCCCAGGGTAAAGGAATTATTATCCGGACCGTCGCGGGAAAAAGGTCAAAAAAGGATTTTTTGAAAGACATTCAATTTTTAAGCAAACTCTGGAACAAAATTCAGATGGTATCCAATTCCGTCCGTGCTCCATATTTAATACATCAGGATTTGGGCATAATATTCAGGGTGATAAGGGATATTTTATCTTTTGATGTTGTTAAACTTGTTATCGATTCCCATAGCGAATTTGAAGAAATAATTGAATTCCTGTCATATGTCCAGCCGGGACTGAAATCGAGGGTTGAATTTTATCAGGGCGAGGAGCCGTTATTTTCTTTTTACGGAATTGAACATGAGATTTTTGAGGCGTTAAACCGCAAAGTAAAGTTAAAGTGCGGGGGGCATATAGTTATTGATGAAACTGAAGCGCTTGTTTCTATTGATGTTAACAGCGGGAAGTTTATCGGCAGGAAGGATTTAGAAGAAACCGCGTTAAAGACTAACCTTGAAGCTGCGGTTGAAATCGCGAAACAAATTCGTTTGAGGGACTTGGGCGGTATCATTATACTGGATTTTATAGACATGGAAAAAGAGGAAAATAAAAATAAAGTGCTTGCCACTTTTCGCGAAGCGTTAAAAAACGACCGTTCACGTACTAATGTTGTGGCATACGGCAAATTAGGGCTTATAGAAATGACCCGCAAACGATCGCGGCCGAGCCTTGAAAAATTATTAGGAGAAGTTTGCCCTTGCTGCCGCGGAGAGGGTATTGTTAAGCCTCCTTCGGTTATCGCGGGTGAAATATTTAATGAAATAAAACACAAAAAATTTGACCAGCTTACAAAAAAAGTTTTGGTAAAAGTCAATAATCAGGTAGCGGTCTATGTTCTTCGTGAAGCTATTTCAGAATTAAGATATTTAGAAAAATTACTAAACCGTGACATATTTATCAAGGCCGATAAAGATATGAATATTGAAAATTATGAAATTATCCAGCAGAAGGAGGTGAAATTTTATGAAAAAAGCAGTCATTGA
- the rpmA gene encoding 50S ribosomal protein L27 — protein MATKKSSGSARNGRDSAGKRLGPKKFGGEFVNAGNILVRQRGTKYHPGINVGRGKDDTLFALVDGLVKYGVRGKRKVINITAVTA, from the coding sequence ATGGCTACAAAAAAATCTTCAGGAAGCGCCAGAAACGGCAGGGACAGTGCGGGTAAGCGTTTGGGGCCGAAAAAATTCGGGGGAGAATTTGTTAATGCCGGAAATATTCTGGTGCGCCAGCGCGGGACCAAATATCACCCGGGGATAAATGTCGGGAGAGGAAAAGATGATACTCTTTTTGCTTTGGTTGACGGCTTGGTGAAATATGGGGTAAGGGGCAAAAGAAAGGTCATCAATATTACGGCGGTAACTGCATAG
- a CDS encoding TIGR03936 family radical SAM-associated protein has translation MQKNKGSCPLVDIMKGKLILTFYVRLRFKKEGLVRFISHLDFTRSILRGLARTGVPFVYTQGYSPRPRISFGPPLSLGWESETELMEIEVAEKADWMDLSRKVNENLPKGLNLAEVVFVNKKGMLNKEIKYIDYCIDLPKDFNKELLQKRLNIKFTGKRIELSQDEKRSKNNPEKDYFILKTEESVKMKDVLNEINESSGWFCVFVKRLAFYDKNENRI, from the coding sequence ATGCAAAAAAACAAGGGGTCATGCCCCCTTGTGGATATAATGAAGGGAAAATTAATCTTGACTTTTTATGTCAGGCTGCGTTTTAAAAAAGAAGGATTGGTCCGTTTTATATCCCATCTGGATTTTACAAGAAGCATATTAAGGGGGCTGGCGAGGACAGGTGTCCCATTTGTTTATACCCAGGGATATAGTCCGCGCCCAAGAATTTCTTTTGGTCCGCCGCTTTCACTCGGGTGGGAAAGTGAAACAGAGTTAATGGAAATTGAGGTCGCAGAAAAAGCCGACTGGATGGATTTATCCAGAAAGGTAAATGAAAACCTTCCTAAAGGTTTAAACCTGGCTGAGGTAGTGTTTGTTAATAAAAAAGGGATGCTTAATAAAGAAATAAAATATATAGATTATTGTATCGATTTACCGAAAGATTTTAATAAAGAGTTGTTACAGAAAAGGTTAAACATAAAATTTACAGGTAAAAGAATAGAACTTTCACAGGATGAGAAACGGTCAAAAAATAATCCGGAAAAGGATTATTTTATTTTAAAAACCGAAGAATCTGTAAAAATGAAGGATGTTTTAAATGAAATTAACGAATCTTCAGGATGGTTTTGTGTCTTTGTTAAAAGACTTGCATTTTATGATAAAAACGAAAATAGGATTTGA
- the rplU gene encoding 50S ribosomal protein L21 yields MKKAVIETKGSQLQVKEGDIITIDRLKQKPGEKVEFNNVVLVQDDEKLITDDKALKKIKVQGEVVGELRGEKIRVSKYKAKKNYRRTIGHRSDFTKVKINEIAIGK; encoded by the coding sequence ATGAAAAAAGCAGTCATTGAAACAAAGGGGAGTCAATTACAGGTAAAAGAAGGCGATATTATCACAATTGACCGTTTAAAACAAAAACCTGGCGAAAAAGTGGAATTTAATAATGTGGTTTTAGTCCAGGATGATGAAAAACTTATAACAGACGATAAGGCCTTAAAAAAAATAAAGGTGCAGGGAGAAGTTGTCGGAGAATTAAGGGGCGAAAAAATCCGGGTATCAAAGTATAAGGCAAAGAAAAACTACAGGCGGACTATCGGGCATCGTTCAGATTTTACAAAAGTTAAAATAAATGAAATTGCAATCGGCAAATAA